In Stomoxys calcitrans chromosome 2, idStoCalc2.1, whole genome shotgun sequence, the following proteins share a genomic window:
- the LOC106084370 gene encoding biorientation of chromosomes in cell division protein 1-like 1 isoform X2, protein MDNLVEKIVHEVKSQGVFDEFRKDSMADVDTKPAYQNLRQRVDTSVKKFLSGILWTPDLNKNQLREKLRRHITESGFLDVGVERIVDQVVNPKIGSVFQPRIEEIAYKFLGLPPPQKIYDPPPPPLMHPLTAPPLPLAAPPPPLKIETCSLLPNDLEQVSPDSDKATVKSEIEGDDKTEVDMEMDDKVVDDDESPPFEPLVNDNPDIELKMEAVEMKCEIESVTMQRKFKEEDYSAATIKTEAKDYINNQHLNDYIASNIDKDTSRSMDCRNSQDSQYSSVSSDTHLSPVTKNDPPRSSQEDAVTANISEEAQMPKFNESSSEPNGTNGNKDIVDAELHFDIKKDEIKFEGTERKNLSGSQDYSVLDENKRSESVCVKTENKNDTFEFTGNNNSSLEQKEDDMERTPNAQELSFGSSVEDSTSTPTINSKQVVPNDKGKDFGVEEKSLQLTTPKYPSTSTPTETPTATPTPTFSQSSAATPSPVTTQKNERDYSVKHSSSSKHKKHSKERRRSQERERERDRYRSKDSRHHTGGSGKHSSSSSSKYSSSSSHNKSSNEKEADKLYSSHSSSKYGKHSSYSSSEKRHTSSSSHRDHSSSSSASKRSKEDDHQEAKQKLQRRKSTDSNDEGDRGDGGGGGGGGGRSGSQNNKSSISNSKSKSKSNYVGEAPSKNNDVQKDQVSSRNGNKECKRNHNVVILSNLLENPETQCIDLNTQGHLAGLTLAQANQSADLDEIDKCSDLLYFEDMQKSFLDKLSFLNHTMDLCRRAVNSLRFDSPVDEGIEVLSSEDDYNHNITCSLKRKSSSNYEEFEKTPEKRCLIAKGENIVLKTSPSPSDISVSSKENEEIDKNSEMSQNFKMDVSTFVSCNS, encoded by the exons atGGATAACCTTGTGGAGAAAATTGTCCACGAAGTTAAGTCGCAGGGGGTGTTCGATGAATTCCGTAAAGATTCGATGGCGGATGTGGATACAAAGCCCGCCTATCAAAATCTCAGACAGCGTGTTGACACATCAGTGAAGAAGTTTCTGTCGGGGATTTTGTGGACTCCAGACTTGAATAAAAATCAACTAAGAGAAAAGCTCAGGCGCCATATCACCGA ATCAGGATTTCTAGATGTGGGTGTGGAACGAATAGTTGATCAGGTGGTGAATCCCAAAATTGGCAGTGTTTTTCAACCCCGTATAGAAGAAATAGCATACAAATTTCTGGGTCTACCCCCGCCACAGAAAATATATGATCCTCCACCGCCTCCGTTGATGCATCCCTTAACTGCCCCTCCGTTACCATTGGCAGCTCCACCACCACCCTTGAAAATAGAAACATGTAGTTTATTACCAAACGATCTGGAACAAGTAAGTCCTGATTCGGATAAAGCTACAGTTAAATCCGAAATCGAAGGCGATGACAAAACAGAAGTTGACATGGAAATGGACGACAAAGTGGTAGATGACGACGAATCGCCGCCCTTTGAACCACTGGTAAACGACAATCCCGACATTGAGCTAAAGATGGAAGCCGTTGAAATGAAATGTGAAATCGAAAGTGTAACTATGCAACGAAAGTTTAAGGAGGAAGATTACAGTGCTGCTACAATCAAGACGGAAGCAAAAGACTATATTAATAATCAGCATTTAAATGACTATATTGCATCAAATATAGATAAAGACACCAGTCGATCAATGGACTGCAGAAATTCTCAAGATTCGCAATATTCAAGCGTATCTAGCGATACACACTTATCTCCTGTGACAAAAAATGACCCGCCGCGAAGCTCTCAGGAAGATGCTGTGACAGCAAATATATCTGAAGAAGCTCAAATGCCCAAATTTAATGAAAGTTCTAGTGAACCGAATGGTACTAACGGCAACAAGGATATTGTAGACGCTGAGTTgcattttgatataaaaaaagatgagATAAAGTTTGAAGGAACGGAGCGTAAAAATTTGTCCGGGTCCCAAGATTATTCTGTACTTGATGAGAATAAGCGCTCCGAATCCGTATGCGtcaaaacagaaaataaaaacGATACTTTTGAATTTACGGGCAACAATAACTCCAGTTTGGAACAAAAGGAAGATGACATGGAAAGGACACCTAACGCTCAGGAACTAAGTTTTGGTTCAAGTGTTGAGGACTCAACATCAACTCCTACAATAAACTCAAAACAGGTGGTTCCCAACGACAAGGGAAAAGATTTTGGGGTTGAAGAGAAGTCGCTGCAGCTTACAACGCCGAAATACCCATCAACTTCTACACCTACCGAAACACCCACTGCAACTCCTACACCGACTTTTTCACAAAGTTCTGCGGCTACGCCATCCCCTGTGACAACCCAAAAGAACGAAAGAGATTATTCCGTGAAGCACTCCTCTTCTTCAAAGCACAAGAAACATTCGAAAGAGCGCCGAAGATCTCAAGAACGTGAAAGGGAGAGGGATCGTTATAGAAGCAAGGACAGTAGACACCATACAGGTGGTAGCGGTAAAcattcatcatcgtcatcaagcAAGTATTCTTCGTCGTCCTCACATAATAAATCATCAAATGAAAAGGAAGCAGACAAGTTATATTCTTCACATTCCTCGTCTAAATATGGAAAACATTCCTCATACTCTTCATCCGAGAAACGCCACACATCTTCGAGTTCCCACAGAGACCACTCTTCATCATCCTCAGCATCGAAGCGCAGCAAGGAGGACGATCATCAGGAGGCTAAACAGAAACTACAGCGACGAAAGTCCACCGACTCAAATGATGAAGGAGACAGAGGCGAcggcggcggcggcggtggAGGCGGCGGAAGATCTGGTTCACAAAACAATAAATCAAGTATTTCTAATTCAAAATCTAAATCAAAATCTAATTATGTTGGAGAGGCGCCTTCTAAAAATAATG ATGTTCAGAAAGATCAGGTGTCCTCACGGAATGGCAATAAAGAATGTAAACGAAACCATAATGTTGTAATATTGAGTAACCTTTTGGAGAATCCGGAGACACAATGTATCGACCTGAACACACAAGGCCATTTGGCAGGCTTAACACTGGCTCAAGCAAATCAATCTGCGGACCTTGATGAAATAGATAAATGTTCCGATCTTTTGTACTTTGAAGACATGCAGAAGTCATTTCTAGATAAATTAAGCTTTCTCAACCACACAATGGATTTGTGTCGACGTGCAGTGAATAGCTTACGTTTTGATTCACCTGTAGATGAGGGGATCGAAGTGTTATCAAGTGAAGATGACTATAATCACAATATTACCTGTTCCTTGAAAAGGAAATCAAGTTCGAATTATGAAGAATTCGAGAAGACCCCGGAAAAACGTTGTCTAATTGCCAAAGGCGAGAATATTGTGTTAAAAACGTCACCTTCACCATCAGATATTAGTGTTAGCTCAAAGGAGAACGaagaaattgacaaaaattCGG AAATGAGTCAAAACTTCAAGATGGATGTATCAACATTTGTTTCGTGCAATTCCTGA
- the LOC106084370 gene encoding biorientation of chromosomes in cell division protein 1-like 1 isoform X1 has protein sequence MDNLVEKIVHEVKSQGVFDEFRKDSMADVDTKPAYQNLRQRVDTSVKKFLSGILWTPDLNKNQLREKLRRHITESGFLDVGVERIVDQVVNPKIGSVFQPRIEEIAYKFLGLPPPQKIYDPPPPPLMHPLTAPPLPLAAPPPPLKIETCSLLPNDLEQVSPDSDKATVKSEIEGDDKTEVDMEMDDKVVDDDESPPFEPLVNDNPDIELKMEAVEMKCEIESVTMQRKFKEEDYSAATIKTEAKDYINNQHLNDYIASNIDKDTSRSMDCRNSQDSQYSSVSSDTHLSPVTKNDPPRSSQEDAVTANISEEAQMPKFNESSSEPNGTNGNKDIVDAELHFDIKKDEIKFEGTERKNLSGSQDYSVLDENKRSESVCVKTENKNDTFEFTGNNNSSLEQKEDDMERTPNAQELSFGSSVEDSTSTPTINSKQVVPNDKGKDFGVEEKSLQLTTPKYPSTSTPTETPTATPTPTFSQSSAATPSPVTTQKNERDYSVKHSSSSKHKKHSKERRRSQERERERDRYRSKDSRHHTGGSGKHSSSSSSKYSSSSSHNKSSNEKEADKLYSSHSSSKYGKHSSYSSSEKRHTSSSSHRDHSSSSSASKRSKEDDHQEAKQKLQRRKSTDSNDEGDRGDGGGGGGGGGRSGSQNNKSSISNSKSKSKSNYVGEAPSKNNDVQKDQVSSRNGNKECKRNHNVVILSNLLENPETQCIDLNTQGHLAGLTLAQANQSADLDEIDKCSDLLYFEDMQKSFLDKLSFLNHTMDLCRRAVNSLRFDSPVDEGIEVLSSEDDYNHNITCSLKRKSSSNYEEFEKTPEKRCLIAKGENIVLKTSPSPSDISVSSKENEEIDKNSALSKKSDRHKAAVEKLSQQQRYSSDDLYKPRPILGQRSRRRGMDSLI, from the exons atGGATAACCTTGTGGAGAAAATTGTCCACGAAGTTAAGTCGCAGGGGGTGTTCGATGAATTCCGTAAAGATTCGATGGCGGATGTGGATACAAAGCCCGCCTATCAAAATCTCAGACAGCGTGTTGACACATCAGTGAAGAAGTTTCTGTCGGGGATTTTGTGGACTCCAGACTTGAATAAAAATCAACTAAGAGAAAAGCTCAGGCGCCATATCACCGA ATCAGGATTTCTAGATGTGGGTGTGGAACGAATAGTTGATCAGGTGGTGAATCCCAAAATTGGCAGTGTTTTTCAACCCCGTATAGAAGAAATAGCATACAAATTTCTGGGTCTACCCCCGCCACAGAAAATATATGATCCTCCACCGCCTCCGTTGATGCATCCCTTAACTGCCCCTCCGTTACCATTGGCAGCTCCACCACCACCCTTGAAAATAGAAACATGTAGTTTATTACCAAACGATCTGGAACAAGTAAGTCCTGATTCGGATAAAGCTACAGTTAAATCCGAAATCGAAGGCGATGACAAAACAGAAGTTGACATGGAAATGGACGACAAAGTGGTAGATGACGACGAATCGCCGCCCTTTGAACCACTGGTAAACGACAATCCCGACATTGAGCTAAAGATGGAAGCCGTTGAAATGAAATGTGAAATCGAAAGTGTAACTATGCAACGAAAGTTTAAGGAGGAAGATTACAGTGCTGCTACAATCAAGACGGAAGCAAAAGACTATATTAATAATCAGCATTTAAATGACTATATTGCATCAAATATAGATAAAGACACCAGTCGATCAATGGACTGCAGAAATTCTCAAGATTCGCAATATTCAAGCGTATCTAGCGATACACACTTATCTCCTGTGACAAAAAATGACCCGCCGCGAAGCTCTCAGGAAGATGCTGTGACAGCAAATATATCTGAAGAAGCTCAAATGCCCAAATTTAATGAAAGTTCTAGTGAACCGAATGGTACTAACGGCAACAAGGATATTGTAGACGCTGAGTTgcattttgatataaaaaaagatgagATAAAGTTTGAAGGAACGGAGCGTAAAAATTTGTCCGGGTCCCAAGATTATTCTGTACTTGATGAGAATAAGCGCTCCGAATCCGTATGCGtcaaaacagaaaataaaaacGATACTTTTGAATTTACGGGCAACAATAACTCCAGTTTGGAACAAAAGGAAGATGACATGGAAAGGACACCTAACGCTCAGGAACTAAGTTTTGGTTCAAGTGTTGAGGACTCAACATCAACTCCTACAATAAACTCAAAACAGGTGGTTCCCAACGACAAGGGAAAAGATTTTGGGGTTGAAGAGAAGTCGCTGCAGCTTACAACGCCGAAATACCCATCAACTTCTACACCTACCGAAACACCCACTGCAACTCCTACACCGACTTTTTCACAAAGTTCTGCGGCTACGCCATCCCCTGTGACAACCCAAAAGAACGAAAGAGATTATTCCGTGAAGCACTCCTCTTCTTCAAAGCACAAGAAACATTCGAAAGAGCGCCGAAGATCTCAAGAACGTGAAAGGGAGAGGGATCGTTATAGAAGCAAGGACAGTAGACACCATACAGGTGGTAGCGGTAAAcattcatcatcgtcatcaagcAAGTATTCTTCGTCGTCCTCACATAATAAATCATCAAATGAAAAGGAAGCAGACAAGTTATATTCTTCACATTCCTCGTCTAAATATGGAAAACATTCCTCATACTCTTCATCCGAGAAACGCCACACATCTTCGAGTTCCCACAGAGACCACTCTTCATCATCCTCAGCATCGAAGCGCAGCAAGGAGGACGATCATCAGGAGGCTAAACAGAAACTACAGCGACGAAAGTCCACCGACTCAAATGATGAAGGAGACAGAGGCGAcggcggcggcggcggtggAGGCGGCGGAAGATCTGGTTCACAAAACAATAAATCAAGTATTTCTAATTCAAAATCTAAATCAAAATCTAATTATGTTGGAGAGGCGCCTTCTAAAAATAATG ATGTTCAGAAAGATCAGGTGTCCTCACGGAATGGCAATAAAGAATGTAAACGAAACCATAATGTTGTAATATTGAGTAACCTTTTGGAGAATCCGGAGACACAATGTATCGACCTGAACACACAAGGCCATTTGGCAGGCTTAACACTGGCTCAAGCAAATCAATCTGCGGACCTTGATGAAATAGATAAATGTTCCGATCTTTTGTACTTTGAAGACATGCAGAAGTCATTTCTAGATAAATTAAGCTTTCTCAACCACACAATGGATTTGTGTCGACGTGCAGTGAATAGCTTACGTTTTGATTCACCTGTAGATGAGGGGATCGAAGTGTTATCAAGTGAAGATGACTATAATCACAATATTACCTGTTCCTTGAAAAGGAAATCAAGTTCGAATTATGAAGAATTCGAGAAGACCCCGGAAAAACGTTGTCTAATTGCCAAAGGCGAGAATATTGTGTTAAAAACGTCACCTTCACCATCAGATATTAGTGTTAGCTCAAAGGAGAACGaagaaattgacaaaaattCGG CACTGTCTAAAAAATCGGATCGACATAAGGCGGCAGTGGAAAAGCTTTCGCAACAGCAACGATATTCGAGTGATGATTTATATAAACCACGTCCGATATTGGGTCAACGTTCTAGGCGTCGAGGCATGGATTCTCTCATTTAA